A genomic window from Nitrospirota bacterium includes:
- a CDS encoding Hsp20/alpha crystallin family protein, which translates to MRYRRISYRYTEVVTQHTVRLLGDPWGLLSRTTVARPEWKPPADLYETADSYVVKVELAGVSEEDLDVSVYTDAIVVEGVRPIGVTGEVRYHTAEIRYGPFRLEVAFPTPINRERVSAQYESGFLLLTVGKDTGSPP; encoded by the coding sequence ATGCGGTACCGACGAATCAGCTACCGATACACCGAGGTCGTCACGCAGCACACGGTGCGGCTGCTCGGCGATCCCTGGGGTCTGTTGTCGCGGACAACGGTCGCGCGGCCCGAGTGGAAACCGCCGGCAGATCTGTATGAGACCGCCGACTCGTACGTGGTCAAGGTCGAGCTGGCCGGTGTGTCGGAGGAGGATCTCGACGTGTCGGTATACACCGACGCGATCGTGGTGGAGGGGGTCAGGCCGATCGGGGTGACCGGCGAGGTCCGCTACCACACCGCGGAAATCCGCTACGGCCCGTTTCGGCTCGAAGTCGCGTTCCCCACGCCGATCAACCGAGAGCGCGTGTCCGCGCAATACGAATCCGGTTTTCTGCTGCTGACCGTGGGCAAGGACACAGGGAGCCCGCCATGA
- a CDS encoding acyltransferase family protein, translating into MLSPSSHPTPPAAAQYDLTRPSYRADIDGLRAIAVLSVVGFHAFPDLVPGGFVGVDVFFIISGFLISSILFAGLAGDRFSFMEFYSRRIKRIFPALVLVLFATFVFGWFALLPDEYKPLGKHIAAGAGFVSNFALWSEAGYFDTSAATKPLLHLWSLGIEEQFYILWPLVLYLAWTSRLGFLSVTLLILAASFAINLTTVDGDRVAAFYSPLCRFWELLLGSTLAYLASRRTVVPASTRNAQSMIGAAFLAVTLFAIDDKTAFPGWWALLPTIGAVLIIASGPGAWINRAILSRPVLVWFGLISYPLYLWHWPLLSFKHIVKHGVPSVLSRISLIALSILLAWLTYRYLETNVRFRRQGTVTVALILLCGVLLGFGALTWRETIAPRHDDNRLKTILLALDDWDHPPKAFSALEYQGQTFFIRRAAGPTVLFLGDSTMEQYGPRIDQVISERPHLSKSAIFATAGGCPPIPHIGTPTHRHCQPRLEAAVALALGNEIDTVVLGACWWCYFVQWIKPEDHSHEEYFFDQAGREEFLKGGNGVDLALDSFLRLLQLLASHEKRVVLVLNTPAGQTLHPKNLFNGSRFGQIRYEETAGIARSDFERDYGPIKDRLTAMARGSGATVIDPLDFLCSEGVCSALMPDGTPMYRDDTHLRASYARNHVRFLDGSIHLDARLDATSND; encoded by the coding sequence TTGCTCTCCCCGAGTAGTCATCCAACGCCTCCGGCTGCCGCGCAGTATGACCTGACGCGCCCCTCGTACCGCGCCGATATCGACGGGCTTCGCGCGATCGCGGTTCTCTCCGTCGTCGGCTTCCATGCCTTCCCCGACCTCGTCCCCGGGGGGTTCGTCGGCGTTGACGTGTTCTTTATCATCTCCGGATTTCTGATCAGCAGCATCCTCTTCGCCGGTTTGGCTGGCGACCGGTTCAGCTTCATGGAATTCTATTCGCGCCGCATCAAACGCATCTTTCCGGCGTTGGTCCTCGTCTTGTTCGCCACATTCGTCTTTGGATGGTTCGCATTGCTCCCGGATGAATACAAACCGCTCGGCAAACACATCGCCGCCGGCGCGGGGTTTGTCTCCAACTTTGCACTCTGGAGTGAGGCGGGATATTTCGACACCTCGGCAGCAACGAAGCCGCTGTTGCACTTGTGGTCATTGGGGATTGAGGAGCAGTTCTATATCCTGTGGCCCCTCGTCCTCTATCTGGCGTGGACCAGTCGGCTCGGTTTTCTATCGGTCACGCTGCTCATCCTGGCCGCATCGTTCGCCATCAACCTCACGACGGTGGACGGGGACCGCGTCGCGGCATTCTACTCGCCGCTTTGTCGTTTCTGGGAGCTCCTGCTCGGCAGCACGCTCGCCTACCTTGCGTCTCGTCGTACCGTGGTCCCGGCGTCGACGCGCAACGCCCAGTCGATGATCGGCGCGGCGTTCCTTGCCGTCACGCTGTTTGCGATCGATGACAAGACCGCGTTTCCGGGCTGGTGGGCGCTCCTGCCCACGATCGGCGCCGTGCTGATCATTGCATCCGGTCCCGGCGCCTGGATCAACCGCGCGATTCTCTCTCGGCCGGTGTTGGTGTGGTTCGGCCTCATCAGCTATCCGCTCTATCTGTGGCATTGGCCCCTTCTGTCATTCAAACATATCGTCAAACACGGCGTACCGAGCGTGCTCAGCCGCATCTCGTTGATCGCGCTGAGTATCCTGCTGGCCTGGTTGACGTACCGCTACCTGGAAACGAATGTGCGCTTCCGACGCCAAGGGACGGTCACGGTCGCCCTGATCCTGCTTTGCGGGGTCTTGCTAGGCTTCGGGGCCTTGACGTGGCGTGAAACCATCGCGCCCCGCCACGATGACAATCGTCTCAAGACGATTCTTTTGGCGCTCGACGACTGGGACCATCCACCGAAGGCGTTCAGCGCGCTGGAATACCAGGGGCAGACGTTCTTCATTCGACGTGCCGCCGGACCGACGGTGCTGTTTCTCGGCGATTCCACCATGGAGCAATACGGGCCGAGGATCGACCAGGTCATTTCCGAGCGCCCGCACCTAAGCAAATCCGCCATATTCGCCACGGCCGGAGGCTGTCCGCCGATCCCACACATTGGGACCCCCACGCATCGGCACTGCCAGCCCAGACTTGAGGCGGCTGTCGCACTCGCCCTCGGCAACGAGATCGACACCGTGGTGCTCGGCGCGTGCTGGTGGTGCTATTTCGTGCAATGGATCAAACCTGAGGATCATTCTCACGAAGAGTATTTCTTCGACCAAGCCGGTCGGGAGGAGTTCCTGAAGGGCGGCAACGGTGTGGACCTGGCGCTCGACTCTTTCTTACGCCTCCTTCAACTCCTGGCCTCCCACGAAAAACGCGTCGTTCTGGTCCTGAACACCCCGGCAGGACAGACACTCCACCCCAAGAACCTATTTAACGGCTCGCGATTCGGTCAGATCCGATACGAAGAGACGGCCGGCATTGCCCGGAGTGACTTTGAACGAGACTATGGGCCGATCAAGGATCGGCTGACCGCCATGGCCCGTGGTTCGGGCGCAACAGTCATCGACCCACTGGACTTCTTGTGTTCTGAAGGAGTCTGTTCCGCTTTGATGCCGGACGGCACCCCGATGTACCGCGACGATACGCATCTGCGAGCGTCTTACGCCAGGAACCACGTCAGATTTCTCGACGGCTCCATCCACCTGGACGCACGTCTAGACGCGACATCGAACGATTGA
- a CDS encoding class I SAM-dependent methyltransferase, which yields MTGKPYVPAAGSDWLLPFYDIFTKLLGVEAFHGKLIDQAAISAGHRVLEIGCGTGNLAILTKRLNPAAEIVGIDPDPKALARARRKAERSGDAIQFDLGFAEELPYPDSSFDRVLSAFMLHHLPPDAKPLAVQEARRVLKPGGSLHLADFDEGHPHWGGFLARLLHSRHGSSSQQLVLGLMRDAGFADSQEVGHEAIVLGRIVCYKAVRPPSPLSTAA from the coding sequence ATGACCGGGAAGCCTTATGTTCCAGCAGCGGGATCAGACTGGCTCCTTCCCTTCTACGATATTTTCACCAAGCTCTTGGGAGTGGAGGCGTTTCACGGGAAGCTGATCGACCAAGCAGCCATCAGCGCTGGCCACCGAGTCCTCGAAATCGGTTGCGGAACAGGGAATTTGGCGATCCTGACCAAGCGCCTGAATCCCGCGGCCGAGATCGTCGGGATCGACCCCGACCCGAAAGCCTTGGCGCGCGCACGCCGAAAGGCGGAGCGCAGTGGAGATGCGATTCAGTTCGATCTTGGTTTTGCAGAGGAGTTGCCCTATCCCGACTCGTCGTTCGATAGGGTCTTGTCCGCGTTCATGCTCCACCATCTTCCACCGGATGCGAAGCCGCTCGCCGTCCAGGAGGCCCGGCGTGTCCTCAAGCCGGGAGGCTCCCTGCACCTCGCTGATTTCGATGAAGGACACCCCCACTGGGGTGGTTTCCTCGCGCGCCTCCTGCATTCGCGACATGGATCGAGCTCCCAGCAATTGGTCCTCGGTCTCATGCGGGACGCCGGATTCGCGGACTCTCAGGAGGTCGGGCACGAGGCCATTGTCTTGGGACGAATCGTCTGCTACAAAGCCGTCCGTCCTCCTTCGCCCCTATCCACGGCCGCCTGA
- a CDS encoding nicotinate phosphoribosyltransferase, with translation MTRESSVLLTDLYQLSMLYVYWRLGMERTAVFEFFVRKLPSGRGFLMAAGLEQLVEYLEHLRFTPEDLAWVEASGRFDPGFVDYLRGFRFTGDVHAMAEGTVCFPNEPLVRVTAPLPQAQLVETRLINVIQLQTLLASKAARFVLVAPGKQLVDFGLRRAHGAEAGLLGARAVYLAGFSGTATVLADDVFGVPAYGTMAHSFIQAHDDEAEAFAHFARHQPQHVVLLLDTYDTEAAAEKVVKLAPQLAAEGITIKGVRLDSGDLGEHARRVRRILDRGGLPHATIFASGNLDEYTVRDLVRGGAPIDGFGVGSRLMTSSDAPYLDCAYKLQEYAGRPRRKRSEGKATWPGRKQVFRRYGPDQRMAEDTLTLEDDAQEGEPLIQPVMRAGARVSRAPALGEIRSYAVSQLALLPDALRELETEASYPVRIAPAIHALAEAVDRENR, from the coding sequence ATGACGCGCGAATCGAGCGTGCTGCTGACGGACCTCTATCAACTCTCCATGCTCTACGTCTATTGGCGTCTCGGCATGGAGCGGACCGCGGTGTTCGAGTTCTTCGTCCGCAAGCTGCCGTCCGGCCGCGGGTTCCTGATGGCCGCCGGACTCGAGCAATTGGTCGAGTACCTGGAACACCTGCGCTTCACACCCGAGGACCTCGCGTGGGTCGAGGCCAGCGGCCGCTTTGACCCGGGGTTCGTGGACTATTTGCGCGGGTTCCGGTTCACCGGCGACGTGCACGCCATGGCTGAGGGCACGGTGTGCTTCCCCAACGAGCCGCTGGTGCGCGTGACCGCGCCGTTGCCGCAGGCCCAACTCGTGGAAACCCGCCTGATCAACGTCATCCAACTGCAAACCCTGCTCGCGTCCAAGGCCGCGCGATTCGTCCTGGTGGCGCCGGGTAAACAGCTCGTGGACTTCGGGCTGCGGCGCGCCCACGGCGCGGAAGCCGGGCTGCTCGGCGCGCGCGCGGTGTACCTCGCGGGATTTTCCGGCACCGCGACGGTGTTGGCCGACGACGTGTTCGGCGTGCCGGCCTACGGCACCATGGCGCACTCGTTCATCCAGGCGCACGACGACGAAGCCGAGGCCTTCGCGCACTTCGCGCGCCACCAACCGCAGCACGTGGTGCTCCTGCTGGATACCTACGACACCGAAGCCGCGGCCGAAAAGGTCGTCAAACTCGCCCCGCAACTTGCAGCCGAGGGAATCACGATCAAGGGCGTGCGACTCGACAGCGGTGATCTGGGTGAGCACGCGCGAAGGGTCCGCCGGATCCTGGATCGCGGCGGGTTGCCGCACGCAACGATCTTTGCCAGCGGCAACCTCGACGAGTATACGGTGCGCGATCTGGTGCGCGGCGGCGCGCCCATCGACGGGTTCGGTGTGGGCTCGCGCCTGATGACCTCGTCGGACGCGCCGTACCTGGACTGCGCGTACAAGCTGCAGGAGTATGCGGGACGGCCGCGGCGCAAGCGCTCCGAGGGCAAGGCGACTTGGCCGGGCCGAAAGCAGGTGTTCCGCCGGTATGGGCCGGACCAACGGATGGCTGAGGACACCCTGACGTTGGAGGACGACGCGCAAGAGGGCGAGCCGTTGATCCAACCCGTGATGCGCGCGGGCGCTCGGGTCTCGCGTGCTCCCGCGCTGGGAGAAATCCGGTCGTATGCCGTGTCCCAACTCGCGTTGCTGCCGGACGCGCTGCGGGAGCTGGAAACAGAAGCGAGTTACCCGGTACGGATCGCGCCGGCGATTCACGCGCTCGCCGAGGCGGTCGACCGCGAGAATCGGTGA
- a CDS encoding nicotinamidase, giving the protein MATQPNQTTLQPGDALLVVDVQRDFLPGGSLAVPAGDAVIPTINRYAALWRDRGLPVFATRDWHPPSHCSFREQGGPWPRHCVAGTPGAEFGPGLDLPANVVVISKGDAADRDAYSGFQETSLHERLRAAGVRRVFVGGLATDYCVLATVRDARSLGYAVRLLTDAIKAVDVHAGDGQRAQEEMIRLGAEPVRWEQLAR; this is encoded by the coding sequence GTGGCCACGCAACCCAACCAGACGACGCTTCAACCGGGCGACGCCCTGTTGGTGGTGGACGTGCAGCGGGACTTCTTGCCGGGCGGGAGCCTGGCCGTCCCTGCCGGCGATGCCGTGATCCCGACGATCAACCGCTACGCGGCCTTGTGGCGCGATCGCGGATTGCCGGTCTTCGCCACCCGCGACTGGCACCCGCCGTCGCACTGTTCGTTCCGCGAGCAGGGTGGACCGTGGCCGCGGCACTGCGTAGCGGGGACCCCCGGCGCGGAGTTCGGTCCGGGTCTGGATCTTCCGGCCAACGTCGTGGTGATCTCGAAGGGAGACGCAGCGGACCGCGACGCGTATTCGGGGTTTCAGGAAACGTCACTGCACGAGCGCTTGCGGGCCGCGGGCGTGCGACGGGTCTTCGTGGGCGGGCTGGCCACGGATTACTGCGTGCTCGCGACCGTGCGGGACGCCAGAAGCTTGGGCTACGCGGTCAGACTGCTCACGGACGCGATCAAGGCCGTGGACGTGCACGCCGGCGACGGACAACGCGCGCAGGAGGAGATGATCCGTCTGGGAGCCGAGCCGGTCCGCTGGGAACAGCTCGCCCGATGA
- a CDS encoding DUF202 domain-containing protein, whose amino-acid sequence MNEGHLRDQMATERTHLANERTLLAYIRTALALAASGAVLLQFFPAYPMLSWCAWLLVLAGGVTGAVGIYRFVIVRRRLRE is encoded by the coding sequence ATGAATGAAGGGCACCTTCGTGATCAGATGGCGACGGAACGCACCCACCTTGCCAATGAGCGCACGTTGCTCGCCTACATACGCACGGCTCTCGCCTTGGCCGCCTCGGGTGCGGTGCTCTTGCAGTTTTTCCCGGCCTATCCGATGCTGTCGTGGTGCGCCTGGCTTCTTGTCCTCGCAGGCGGCGTTACGGGTGCCGTTGGCATCTATCGCTTTGTGATTGTCAGGAGGCGGCTACGTGAATAG
- the lon gene encoding endopeptidase La, producing MTEHEHDPDRPVREIPDTLPVLPLRDAVVFPFAVVPISVGQQRSVQLVDDAMKGNRMIAMVYQRTPESVPAGPNDVHRVGTAAVVHQLLRAPDGTLQLLVQGVARVRIIDFVQTEPYLVAKVQPAPEQTEAGLDTEGLARSVRTLFRRLVELMPDVPDELGRAVELLEDAPHVAYMVAAVAPIPVPVRQEILELDAVDTKLRRIVNVLQHEIAVRELGHKIAVDTREQVTKTQREYFLREQMRAIQRELGEGDAEQAGIEEIRKRIGDTALPDEARREAERELSRLERTPAASPEHGLIRTYLEWIVGLPWSKLTGGDIDVDHARRILDRDHHDLEKIKDRIVEYLGVKKLRQQRGLETPEGRAHEPILCFVGPPGVGKTSLGQSIAHAMGRKFVRISLGGIHDEAEIRGHRRTYIGAMPGRIIQALRRGEAADPVFMLDEVDKLGVGIHGDPSAALLEVLDPSQNQTFVDTYLNVPFDLSSVLFICTANTTETIPPALLDRMEVLSLEGYTEEEKLLIARRFLLPKQLAAHGLRENEVTIDDDSLRRTIRNYTREAGVRNLDRSLATICRKAAKTIAGGKTTNVSVTPATVEDLLGPQKFFPELAERIDRPGVATGLAWTPSGGELLFIEAAVMPSKRNRMIITGSLGDVMRESAEAALSCVRSRGELLKLLPDAFEDKDIHIHVPSGAIPKDGPSAGITITTALASAVTGRRVRQDVAMTGEITLRGKVLPIGGLKAKALAAHRAGIRTIIIPKGNARDLDTIPEELRKDLDVVTVDTIEEVLDRALEPSPRPSDGQAAEKPAADRSESAASN from the coding sequence ATGACCGAGCACGAACACGACCCTGACCGCCCGGTCCGGGAAATCCCGGATACATTGCCCGTGCTCCCCCTCAGGGATGCGGTGGTGTTTCCGTTCGCGGTGGTGCCGATTTCCGTGGGCCAGCAGCGTTCGGTTCAGCTCGTGGACGACGCGATGAAGGGCAACCGCATGATCGCGATGGTCTACCAGCGCACGCCGGAGTCCGTGCCCGCCGGTCCCAACGACGTGCACCGGGTGGGCACCGCCGCGGTGGTTCACCAACTCCTGCGCGCGCCCGATGGCACACTGCAGCTCCTGGTGCAAGGAGTGGCGCGGGTCCGGATCATCGACTTTGTCCAGACCGAACCCTACTTGGTGGCCAAGGTCCAACCGGCCCCGGAGCAGACCGAAGCCGGGCTCGACACCGAAGGCCTGGCCCGTTCGGTCCGCACCCTGTTTCGACGATTGGTCGAACTCATGCCGGACGTCCCGGACGAGTTGGGCCGCGCCGTGGAACTGCTGGAGGACGCGCCGCACGTGGCTTACATGGTGGCCGCGGTCGCGCCGATTCCGGTCCCGGTGCGACAGGAAATTCTCGAGCTCGACGCGGTGGACACCAAGCTGCGGCGCATCGTCAACGTGCTGCAACACGAGATCGCGGTCCGCGAACTCGGCCACAAGATCGCGGTCGACACGCGCGAGCAGGTCACCAAGACACAGCGCGAGTATTTCCTGCGCGAGCAGATGCGCGCCATCCAGCGCGAGCTGGGGGAAGGCGACGCCGAACAAGCCGGTATCGAAGAGATCCGCAAGCGCATCGGCGACACCGCGCTCCCGGACGAGGCGCGGCGCGAAGCCGAGCGCGAACTGTCTCGGCTGGAACGCACGCCCGCGGCCTCGCCCGAGCACGGCCTGATCCGCACCTACCTGGAGTGGATCGTGGGCCTGCCGTGGAGCAAACTGACCGGCGGGGACATCGACGTGGATCACGCGCGTCGCATCCTCGATCGGGATCACCACGACCTCGAAAAAATCAAAGACCGCATCGTAGAGTACTTGGGGGTCAAGAAGCTCCGTCAGCAACGCGGGCTGGAAACCCCGGAAGGCCGCGCGCACGAACCCATCCTGTGTTTCGTGGGGCCGCCCGGCGTGGGGAAGACCAGCCTGGGCCAATCCATCGCGCACGCCATGGGTCGCAAGTTCGTGCGCATCAGCCTCGGGGGCATCCACGACGAAGCCGAGATCCGCGGGCATCGCCGCACTTACATCGGCGCCATGCCCGGCCGGATCATCCAAGCCTTGCGACGCGGCGAGGCCGCGGACCCGGTGTTCATGCTCGACGAGGTAGACAAGCTGGGAGTAGGTATCCACGGCGATCCCTCCGCCGCCCTGCTCGAAGTGTTGGACCCGTCACAGAACCAGACCTTCGTGGACACCTACCTGAACGTTCCGTTCGACCTCTCGTCCGTCTTGTTCATCTGCACCGCGAATACCACGGAGACCATCCCGCCCGCGCTGCTGGACCGCATGGAAGTATTGAGCCTGGAGGGCTATACCGAAGAGGAAAAGCTCTTGATCGCCAGGCGATTCCTGCTTCCCAAGCAGCTCGCAGCCCACGGCCTTCGCGAGAACGAGGTAACCATCGACGACGACAGCCTTCGCCGAACCATCCGCAACTACACGCGCGAAGCCGGGGTCCGCAACCTCGACCGCTCCCTCGCCACGATCTGCCGCAAAGCCGCCAAAACCATTGCCGGCGGCAAGACCACCAACGTGTCCGTTACCCCCGCAACCGTCGAAGACCTGCTGGGCCCGCAAAAGTTCTTTCCGGAGCTGGCCGAGCGCATCGACCGTCCGGGCGTGGCCACCGGCCTGGCATGGACCCCGTCGGGCGGCGAACTGCTCTTCATCGAAGCCGCGGTCATGCCCAGCAAACGCAACCGCATGATCATCACCGGCTCGCTCGGTGACGTGATGCGCGAGTCGGCCGAGGCCGCCTTGTCCTGCGTACGCTCGCGTGGCGAGTTGCTCAAGCTTCTTCCCGACGCATTCGAAGACAAGGACATCCACATCCACGTCCCCTCCGGCGCCATCCCCAAAGACGGCCCGTCCGCCGGCATCACCATCACCACCGCCCTCGCCTCCGCGGTCACGGGCCGACGCGTGCGCCAGGACGTGGCCATGACCGGCGAGATCACCCTGCGCGGCAAGGTCCTGCCGATCGGCGGCCTCAAAGCCAAAGCCCTCGCGGCCCACCGCGCCGGCATCAGGACCATCATCATCCCCAAAGGCAACGCCCGAGACCTCGACACCATCCCCGAAGAACTCCGCAAAGACCTCGACGTGGTCACCGTGGACACGATCGAAGAAGTCCTCGACCGCGCCCTCGAACCCTCGCCGCGCCCTTCGGACGGCCAGGCGGCCGAGAAACCGGCAGCCGATCGCTCGGAATCGGCGGCGTCGAATTGA
- a CDS encoding cupredoxin domain-containing protein, which yields MRSRRQWAVAVAMGAVLIGLGVVSAQDGRRSIEVTIQDFAFKVQAGTLQLHEPVRIVLHNVDEVQHGFTSEALDGLEVRVESEGVVTYGRGIKGLYVDPGTEVEVLFTPNKSGPLSFRCDLHPRMKGELVVLTVGAA from the coding sequence ATGCGGAGCAGACGGCAATGGGCAGTGGCGGTGGCGATGGGAGCGGTTCTCATCGGTCTCGGGGTGGTGAGCGCACAGGACGGGCGCCGGTCCATCGAGGTGACGATCCAGGACTTCGCCTTCAAGGTTCAGGCCGGGACCCTTCAGCTCCACGAGCCGGTGCGGATCGTGCTGCACAACGTCGATGAGGTGCAACACGGCTTCACCTCCGAAGCGCTGGACGGCCTGGAGGTGCGCGTGGAGAGCGAAGGGGTCGTTACCTACGGCCGCGGGATCAAAGGCCTGTACGTGGATCCGGGCACCGAGGTCGAGGTGCTCTTTACCCCGAACAAGTCCGGGCCGCTGAGTTTCCGCTGCGACTTGCATCCAAGAATGAAGGGTGAGTTGGTGGTGCTGACGGTCGGAGCGGCGTGA
- a CDS encoding HEPN domain-containing protein, with protein MSAEDRRQNVRLEQEAGTEALSAARALVEKGLYRSAMSRAYYALFHHVRALLYTQGLEPRTHEGLEHLFGLHWVKPGKVDAASAKLLARLQKYREQSDYGTVTIFTKDDVEQELREVERFIATAQPYLNKA; from the coding sequence GTGAGCGCCGAAGACCGCAGACAAAACGTCCGATTGGAACAGGAAGCCGGGACTGAAGCCTTGAGCGCGGCGCGGGCCTTGGTCGAGAAAGGGCTGTATCGCAGCGCCATGTCGCGCGCCTACTACGCGCTGTTCCACCACGTACGAGCGTTGCTCTATACGCAAGGCCTGGAGCCGAGAACCCATGAGGGGCTGGAACACCTCTTCGGCCTGCACTGGGTGAAGCCCGGCAAGGTCGATGCCGCCAGCGCCAAACTCCTGGCCCGGTTACAAAAGTACCGCGAGCAATCCGACTACGGCACCGTGACCATCTTCACCAAAGACGACGTGGAACAGGAACTGCGGGAGGTCGAGCGTTTCATCGCGACCGCGCAGCCATATCTGAACAAGGCCTGA
- a CDS encoding nucleotidyltransferase domain-containing protein, producing MTEGSMSRSQRISVATPWLSPTESTVLTRFAEQVRAQYGGRVNRIALFGSRARREGHEESDLDVAVILADVDQALRRALIDLATDLFLETEMRISPLVLSQDEFDTLLRLGRGVAIAIRDEGIDL from the coding sequence ATCACAGAGGGGTCGATGTCCAGGTCTCAACGCATCTCGGTCGCAACGCCCTGGCTGAGTCCGACCGAATCAACGGTCCTGACGCGCTTTGCCGAACAGGTCCGAGCGCAATACGGCGGCCGCGTCAACCGGATCGCTCTCTTCGGCTCGCGGGCGCGCCGTGAAGGGCACGAGGAGTCGGATCTCGACGTCGCGGTCATTCTCGCCGACGTCGATCAGGCGCTGCGCCGCGCGCTCATCGATCTCGCAACGGATCTGTTCCTGGAGACGGAGATGAGGATCTCGCCCTTGGTCCTGTCACAGGACGAGTTCGACACCTTGCTCCGCTTAGGGCGCGGAGTGGCCATCGCGATTCGAGACGAGGGGATCGACCTGTGA
- a CDS encoding nuclear transport factor 2 family protein yields the protein MTTGLRIQDLTLEKQGLWQRVNDLWALSLTRNATEIRNTLHPRYVGWDISSPTPHDREFAVQSVLGNSPVVTQYQLTPLSVEVYEHTVGIVHYAYSATVAPREAAPRHVTGKWTEIYLKQDRQWVMIGVSGRPDQQAGACNVSG from the coding sequence ATGACCACCGGTCTGCGTATTCAAGACCTCACTCTGGAAAAGCAGGGGCTGTGGCAGAGAGTCAATGACTTGTGGGCCCTGTCGTTGACACGCAATGCCACAGAGATTCGAAACACGCTTCATCCTCGATATGTCGGCTGGGACATCAGCAGCCCAACTCCTCATGACAGAGAGTTTGCCGTTCAGTCCGTACTGGGGAACTCGCCGGTGGTTACCCAGTATCAACTCACTCCCCTGAGTGTCGAGGTATACGAGCATACGGTCGGCATCGTTCACTACGCCTACTCAGCCACCGTCGCGCCAAGAGAAGCGGCACCGCGACACGTAACAGGAAAGTGGACCGAGATATACTTGAAACAAGACCGACAGTGGGTCATGATCGGTGTGAGTGGGCGGCCTGATCAGCAAGCGGGAGCATGCAACGTGTCAGGGTAG
- a CDS encoding DUF488 family protein, which translates to MSVRVVQLGSSRKSGEGVRIGTVRRPPRGVPKERFAVEDWYDVWLPNLAPSPDLIKLAQAAVSPQDWQAFARKYRAEMAQPENARVLDVIAALSHTADFSVGCYCRNEAHCHRSVLRELLRERGAKLGN; encoded by the coding sequence GTGAGCGTTCGGGTGGTGCAGCTCGGGTCTTCGCGAAAGTCCGGCGAGGGTGTTCGCATCGGCACGGTTCGTCGGCCCCCGCGCGGCGTGCCGAAGGAGCGGTTCGCGGTCGAAGACTGGTACGACGTGTGGCTGCCGAACCTCGCTCCGAGTCCCGACCTCATCAAGCTCGCACAGGCTGCAGTGTCTCCGCAGGACTGGCAAGCGTTTGCGCGCAAGTACCGCGCCGAAATGGCCCAACCGGAGAACGCGAGAGTGCTCGACGTTATCGCTGCTCTGTCCCACACCGCGGACTTCTCAGTCGGCTGCTACTGCCGGAACGAGGCGCATTGCCATCGGTCCGTTCTTCGTGAATTGTTGCGAGAACGTGGCGCGAAGCTTGGGAATTAG